The Neofelis nebulosa isolate mNeoNeb1 chromosome X, mNeoNeb1.pri, whole genome shotgun sequence genome has a segment encoding these proteins:
- the LOC131501884 gene encoding LOW QUALITY PROTEIN: melanoma-associated antigen 9-like (The sequence of the model RefSeq protein was modified relative to this genomic sequence to represent the inferred CDS: deleted 1 base in 1 codon), with translation MEVEDVESEEEELEEEELEVELEVEEVESEEEELEEEELEVEVEVEDVESEEEELEEEVELEEEKAEEEEEGGPSPSSSSSSSSSSLSSSCSVLILVPLEEGSAAARSPSPPQSPRSTCPSPSAMAGAPGSQSHQGSSSPDEEGSSTWGAPAGAQASLPDALRVKVAGLVLLLLLKYRTKQPTTRAEMLAAVSQDDRDRFPVIFRRACEYLQLVFGVDVKEVDPREHSYVLVSILGLSCDGTPSGRDGMPKTSLLVLVLWVILLEDDRAPEEAVWEALGVMGVYAGREHVFYGEPRELLTEVWVQEGYLEYRQVPGSEPARYEFLWGPRAHAETSGVQVLQHILAVNSRQPGSPCLSEEAVSHEEERA, from the exons ATGGAGGTGGAGGACGTGGAGTCGGAGGAagaggagttggaggaggaggagttggaggtggagttggaggtggaggaggtAGAGTCGGAGGAagaggagttggaggaggaggagttggaggtGGAGGTTGAGGTGGAGGACGTGGAGTCGGAGGAagaggagttggaggaggag gtggagttggaggaggagaaagcagaggaggaggaggaggggggcccatctccctcctcctcctcctcctcctcctcttcctccctgtcctcctcctgctCTGTCCTCATTCTGGTCCCCCTGGAGGAGGGATCTGCTGCTGCCCGGTCCCCGAGTCCTCCCCAGAGCCCTCGgagcacctgcccctcccccagtgccaTGGCAGGCGCTCCGGGGAGCCAGTCCCACCAGGGCTCCAGCAGCCCCGATGAGGAGGGGTCGAGCACCTGGGGGGCCCCGGCAGGGGCCCAGGCCTCGCTCCCAGATGCGCTCCGCGTGAAGGTGGCCGGCCTGGTGCTGCTTCTGCTCCTCAAGTATCGCACCAAGCAGCCGACCACACGGGCGGAGATGCTGGCGGCGGTCAGCCAAGATGACCGGGACCGCTTCCCCGTGATCTTCCGCCGAGCCTGCGAGTATCTGCAGCTGGTCTTTGGAGTCGACGTGAAGGAAGTGGACCCCCGCGAGCACTCCTACGTCCTGGTCAGCATCCTGGGCCTCAGCTGCGATGGGACGCCGAGTGGTAGGGACGGCATGCCCAAGACCAGCCTCCTGGTGCTGGTCCTGTGGGTGATCCTCCTGGAGGACGACCGTGCCCCTGAGGAGGCGGTGTGGGAAGCGCTGGGGGTCATGGGGGTGTATGCCGGCAGGGAGCACGTATTCTATGGGGAGCCCAGGGAGCTGCTGACCGAAGTCTGGGTGCAGGAAGGGTACCTGGAGTACCGGCAGGTGCCCGGCAGCGAGCCCGCACGCTACGAGTTCCTGTGGGGTCCCAGGGCCCACGCAGAAACCAGCGGCGTGCAAGTGCTGCAGCACATCCTCGCGGTCAACAGCAGGCAG CCGGGGTCTCCGTGTCTGTCCGAAGAGGCTGTGAGCCATGAGGAAGAGCGGGCCTGA